From the Primulina tabacum isolate GXHZ01 chromosome 3, ASM2559414v2, whole genome shotgun sequence genome, one window contains:
- the LOC142538264 gene encoding uncharacterized protein LOC142538264: MRGQGYDGASNMSGAFNGLQALFLKDWPYAYYVHCFAHRLQLALVEAAEKQISIWLFFSDLTIIVNLVTSSSKRNAELQSYQVNEIARSVVADERETGRRANQIGTLHRAGTTRWSSHFYSICSLIDMYDATNNVLENIIIDGTSTSMREEAGGSLIVMKSFDFIFILHLMHKIMGITNLLCCALQQKSLDIISAMDLVSTTKELFLRLRNDGFDILLSYIKSFCTRLDVDIPEMSSHYKHSTRSCKKKDTITVEHHFHYDIFNVAIDFQLEELNSRFSEETVELLILSSALDPKDNFIWFNIDKICTLAEKYYPEDFTEHECII; this comes from the coding sequence ATGCGAGGTCAAGGGTATGATGGTGCTAGTAACATGAGTGGTGCTTTTAATGGATTGCAAGCTTTATTTCTTAAAGATTGGCCCTATGCATATTATGTACATTGTTTTGCCCATCGACTCCAACTAGCATTAGTTGAAGCAGCTGAAAAACAGATCTCTATATGGCTTTTCTTTTCAGATCTGACGATTATTGTCAATCTTGTTACATCTTCTTCCAAGCGCAATGCTGAGTTACAATCTTATCAAGTTAATGAAATTGCACGTTCTGTTGTTGCCGATGAACGCGAGACTGGTCGAAGAGCTAATCAGATTGGTACTTTGCATCGAGCAGGTACTACTCGTTGGAGCTCCCATTTTTATTCTATTTGCAGCTTGATAGATATGTATGATGCAACTAATAATGTGCTCGAAAATATTATCATTGATGGCACCTCTACTTCAATGCGCGAGGAAGCTGGTGGTTCATTAATAGTGATGAAGTCttttgatttcatttttattttgcatttGATGCATAAAATTATGGGGATTACAAATTTGCTTTGCTGTGCCTTGCAACAAAAATCTCTTGATATCATAAGTGCAATGGATTTGGTCTCTACGACTAAAGAACTTTTCCTGAGATTGAGAAATGATGGTTTTGATATTCTTCTTTCGTATATAAAATCATTTTGCACAAGATTGGATGTCGATATACCGGAGATGAGTTCTCATTATAAGCATTCTACTCGTTCATGCAAGAAAAAGGATACCATCACAGTTGAACATCACTTtcattatgatatatttaatgtTGCAATAGATTTTCAGTTGGAAGAGTTAAACTCTAGATTCAGTGAGGAGACAGTTGAACTTCTAATTCTCAGCTCTGCTTTGGATCCAAAAGATAATTTTATATGGTTCAACATTGACAAGATTTGTACTCTCGCTGAGAAGTATTATCCCGAGGACTTCACTGAACATGAATGCATCATTTGA